The Bacillota bacterium region AGCCACGCTCCCCGGGCGTCCAGTCCCCTTCTGGGGGTGGGGTCGCATTCCTGCCCGGGACGGGCGGCGCCGGGAGGGAGATCCGGGAGAGCACTGCCCCAGCACTCTGCCCGAACCAGGGAGGCATCGCCCACGAAAGACCCCGTGAAACTGGCCGAGGCCCTCGACAAGGCCCTCGCCGCCGACCCTCCGCAGCACAGCAAGGCTGTAAGCTTGCTCGAGCAGATGCTGGCCCATCCGGAAGCGGAGGACGCCTACGACGTGCCCCAACTCCTCGGCCTCCTGGCCCAATGCTACACAGCCATGGGCCACTTCAAAGCGGCGATTAAGACCGTCAAGCGGATGCTGGCCCGGCGACTGGATGGGCAACCCGACGGCCGTCACCTGATTGCGGAAATCCTCGTTAAGGCCGGGCGGGTGGACGAGGCCGAGAAGCTCTACATGAAAATCGCCGGCGACGCCGCTCCGGGTGACGCGGCGGTCCATGAGGCGGCCGGCTGGGCCTATCACTCCGTCGGCGATGCCCCGAAAGCCCTATACTGGGCGACCGCCGGGCTGGAAGTCGCCCTGCGGGGCGGCGACCCCGGACGGCGGGTCGAACGACTGGCCGCCCTCAGGGAGAAGCTCATCGATACTCTGGGTGTGGACCCCGACGACCTCCAGGCGCGGGCCGGCCGTTTCCTCGCTGACGATCAAGCCGGCCTCCATGAGGCGAAAAGACGGAAGGGCCGGGCTGTCTCAGCCAAGAAGAAACCACGAGTGCACGGCTGGTTCGCGGTGCGTGTCCAGCTCGTCGGCGGCGGCGACATGGGCCGCCTCAGCAGCGGGCCGGGCCGGGTCTTCCTGGTCGGGCCGGAACACACCCTCAAGGACCTCGCCGTGGCCATCGACCTGGCCTTTGCCCGCTGGGACCTGGCCCACATGCACGAGTTCCGCTTCCCTGACGGCCGCTGCTACGGCATCCCGGACGACGAGCCCGGGGGTCCGCTCTTTGGCGGAGAGCCCACCATCGACTACGAGCGCCACAGGGTCGGCGCCGTCGTCCGGCAGGGCGAGGATTTCATCTATGTCTTTGACTTTGGGGCCGACTGGCAACACCGCTGTCAGGTCACCCGGGACGGGCTCAACCCAGAAGAGGTGGCCGGGATCGTTCCCAGAAACCCCGTTCCCATCTGGGGCTGGGGGTCCATGCCTGACCAGTACGGCCGCCGCTGGGAGGGCGACACCGGCGAGGGCGAGGGCGAAGACGACGACGATGAGAGCGAAGACGACCGCTAGGTGATGGGATGACTGGCCAGACGCGCAAGCCCTGTCGCTCCACCCATGATTTAACCGAAAAGGAGGGATTTCCCTGGACCATCTCGAAGCGGGCCTTCGGAATCAGAGACGGGGCCGACTCCCAACCGGGCGCTCGCCGGGGAGGTGCTCTCAGTGCGTTTTTCGGAGCGGTTCAAGCAGGTATGGTGGGTCCTGCTCCTTGTCGCCTTGCTGGTTCTGATCGGCCTGCGCCGGGCTAAAGTAGCATCCGGTAGTCTGACCGCCCTCGACGGGGTCATCCTTGGGGTCATGGCCGTGCTGATTCTCATGCCCTTCTTCTCCGAAGTCACATTACTGGGCGTTTCAGTCAAGCAGAAGGTGGAGGAAACCAAGAAGGAACTCAAGCAGGAAATAAAGGACCGGGTTTCCGAACTCCGGGCCGAGGTCAGGAACTCGATAACCGTGTCCATCGGAACGCCGCCTGCCGATCACGAGCTTGGGACGATCAAGCAGATGATCATCACCGGGCTGGACCAGCTGCCCCCGGTCAAGGCCTGGGACCCTGCCGGACGCAGGGCGCCTCCAAGGTTGGAGCTGACTCCGCTTGACGAAGCTGACATGCCTCCAGCGGCTGTTGAGGCAGTGAAAGCGCGCTATCAACTGGAGAGGGAAGCCAAGAGAGCCTGGGCGTCCCTCCATGCCGGTCAGGATCCAGGCCGGAGGGCTTTCAGGGCCGTGGTCCAGGACCTGGTCGAAAAGTCAGCTCTGCCAAGGGGCTTTGATGGCCTCCTTGCGGAGGCCTACTCGGTGGTGTCCGCCGGGGCCCATGGGAATGAGCCGACAGACGCCCAGCTGGGGTTTCTGAGGGACGTGGTCCCGCCTTTGGTGGAGAGGTTCAGGGCCATCGGCCCATCCGAGTAGCGAGCGGTCGCGAGGGAGCCGGGGACATTATCTTCAGAAAGACCGACAGGGCCAGATATGCCTTGGGCAGTCAAGCCCCGCCCCCCAGGTGACGCCGGACCCATCGCGTTTGGCAACATAAAAACCCAGGGGTTCTCCCTGGGTCTGTTATTTTGCACCTTCATGTGAAATCCGGTCTGCACCGTGCACCCCTTAACCCCTACGGCTGAGGGCTGAACAGCTCTACCACCTCGGTTCCAAGGCCTTGCGCTACCCTGGCCAAGGTGTCGAGGGTCACGTTGACTTCTCCCGCTTCTATCTTCTGGTAATGGCGGACAGCAA contains the following coding sequences:
- a CDS encoding helix-turn-helix transcriptional regulator: MSEKGGRRSDTRRLLALNVRRIRLLRGFTQEAAAARAGIAVRHYQKIEAGEVNVTLDTLARVAQGLGTEVVELFSPQP